CAAATATGCCAGTATatcaaataaagtttaatttataaagATGAGGATTTCATATGAATTATATATTCATATGCTACACTGCTTCATCAAATAAGAGATACTGGAActtgaggaagaaaaggaaataaataaaaaagtaagagattaaattttatcttcactaaaataaatccaaattttAGTTCGTGGTTACCATAATCATTCAGGTCATCCATCAACAACCGCGCAAAAATGTCAGTAAGAACTTCAGTCTCAGGAGAGCTGCTAGCAAAGGGGCAGTTGAAATCTATCTTAACATAAGCTTTAGGAGTAGAGAACATCGTGTCAGGCTTGTACCATAGTGATGAAGAGGATGACTTTCTTAAGAGAACTGGGAATTTGACCTGCTACGAAGGTCAGTCACATCagtaaataacaaacaaaaaaatgatgatcatgTAATAGATAATAGAATTCCATCAAACCTTCTCTTGTGCATCCTTAAGTGATAAGTCAGTAGGTATGAATACATTAGGCGCTGGCAGATGCAAATCTTCATTTGGAGCAAATAGCATCCATTCCTGCAATCAGACAAAAACTTGCAAAATATCAGGTTTTGTACCTTTACAAGAGATTCTAATCATGAAAATGAAGCTGCTTATAGTTTGATGACAACAAACagtaaagcaaaataaattgcAATGGAAGTCCAAAAAGATTTGCATTTATTAACACCATTGACTGGATAATCTAAAAAGTAACAACCAACAACAGACCTGGATCATGGAGCCAGTGATTTTCTCAACACTGTATGCAGTTTTGTACCATGGCTCAGTCATTGCAGTTTGCCCTTCAAATTTCTTCGATTCCCAAAAGATTCTGCAGAATAAAAGGAGgtaattaagaaattttctCAACCAAGTCGATGTCCAAGGAGATAACTGATTGAACAATTTGTACAAACAAATTGAGACATGTATAGAGcacaacaaacaaaaatctGGACGAGGAAAAGAAACAAGTCTGTAAAAGTTCACCCAATGACTAGTTTTCCTTTACCATGGAAAGGCAGATTACAACTACTATCTACATGCAAGGTGATTGTAATGCCGATccaatcatacaaaaaaaataggcaATTGAAAGTTATATCATCTTTCTATAACGAATGGCCATATTTCTTCCATTTTGTGACATTCCCCTTAAGCATAAACGGTGCTAAAATACATCAATTTCACTgcattctattattatttaattggaaaGTAGCATCATTTACGATTATCAATCCCCTTGAAAGTAAGGTAACATGAAAGCAACTCAGTTCTGGTTCAACAGGATTAGAATGCCCCTCTAACacgatttttctttgtttcttgctttatattttttggttgttgGCATATTCTCCTGATCTAATTCTGGTTTCATGCCTTACTAATAAAATCCATTTCATTgtcataaaccaaaaaaacagaATAAGGAATAAGGGACAAAAAATGTTTGCTTCTCATTTGTTTTGGCAAAAGCTACAGCTCCTTTGAGCTCTAAATAACTCACCGAACATTGTCTGGAGAAAGTTGATTAAGTACCATCTGAATTATGCTTGGACTGAAATTAGAAGGCAAGGAGGATCCCACCAGCCAATCTTTTTGAGGATATAGCTGATAAAACGAAACCAAACAACCATTTAAAGAccattattctaaaaatatgttAGCTAACATATCCTCAGTCACAAGCTTTGAAATACATACAGCATGCAAATAAgcatatacatacatatgtGCACATATCTATATTATATGCATGCATGCGTGTGTGCATGCATTTAcctgaatatattttaaagatgtTTAAAAGTAAAGAGAAACAAAGCTCTCAAACAATCTCCAATGTTTAACTATTCACAACTTGACCCCAACACATCAAAAACTCACTTCAACTTCAACTATTACAGTTTAGCAAAAGTAAAATCATTTTCTTCCATCAATTACTCCCAGTTAAATCCTATAGGAAACAAAAACTTCTTAGCCTTTCTAGCAACCTTTAAAAATCTATCTTCCAGCAAATCATCCCCAAATTTTAGAGGCACACCttctaattatattaatttcacctccttttcagtttttttttttaaaaaaaacttaatcacAAACCATTTTCCATCTTCTGGCCCTAAATTGAAAGGTCAAGGCTTTCAGTTTATTTTCACATGAGGCCACAgctcatcaaattaaaaaaaatctgcaaCTCATAAGTTAGAAGATGAAGCACTTGTAAACTGGTATTGCTTCTGATGAAGAAGTgtataatgaaaacaaaatgctcgttgttattgttgtttgtAGAGGATGCATAGATGTTTTAAATTCGGCTACATTGTTTAGTAAGAGCAATTCTCACAAAAGTTATACAACACAACATAATGGTGTAgaatatcttatataaaaacaacaaccaAATTGGCAAGATGTAGAAATTCCAGAGGAAGTGCacaatttttttccctctcaaaTCCATAACTAACCTGCATATTGGATGCAATCCGGACAACATAACTAATTGGAGGGGTTTTGTCTTGATAGTGGAATGATGTCTCACAAACAGCTGCAAGCttcataaaaaagataaaatatttcagCATCTTGAATAGATTAGAAAGAGAAACTTCAATACTGAATGCAagagataataaataaataatctaacTTGACAGGGAGATGCAAAATACgctccaaaaacaaaaattaacttaGAAAACCATTAAATAAAGGATAGAAGCATGAAAATGTCAAGATGCATGGTAAAAAAGGTCAAAAACTTACATCTCCTCAAGCTTTTTCAGTTcaaatgaactttttttttggctcaAACTTGTATGGGCCAATTGATGACCCCTAATTTCAACTAGAACTTAAAGTGTAACGGAACCCTATGTTCCACAGCATGAGAATGTCAATTAAACAAAATGCCAATTGGTTGAGTTCATCTTGCAACTTTAAAATTGGAAATGAACTGCAGAAGAATTCATTATATGCTGGTGTGCCTAAGCACCAGCATAATCTTTCTCCTTAACTAGCTAGCATTCTCTTTCACTTGGCTCCCTTCCCTAATCACCACAATAATGACAtttcatttctctctttctcaaaCTAACACGGTAACACCCATCAAATTCTCTAAACATGGTCTATGTGGTTAGAGTTGCAAATGAGCATGGCAAGAAGCGTGTGTGATGCATGTTAGCCATTCCCCTGTTTGTCAGTAATATCACAAAATGGTAATCCATAATCATATAATGCATTTCCATACCTCATCAAATATCCATTTGCAAACACCAGACTGCTGCAAGAGGTGAATGTATTTGAATAGCAGTCCAACAACATTTTGCATGTGCTCTGCAATCCGACAAACAAAAAGGAATAGTTTAGATAAAAGATGTTAATCCCAGATATAATTCTGCCCagctaaaaaataagataagctAAGCTTTGCAACTCTGTTAAAGCTAGATTGTCCAAGAGCACAAACTGAGATAAAACTAAAGGGGAACTAACCATGGCCAGCATCAGTAAGATTAATTACTGTAGTGAAGAAAGAGAACTCTGTCGTCCCATCTCCTTCACCAGCAGATAAATCAGTGGCCCAtcctgcattttttttaaagtaaccaAATCTTAAGGCAAGTCTGATTTtcaaaggagaaaaagaagaagccagCGTTTCCAGCATCATAAATAAAAGACAGGTAACTACAGGCACAAGAATGAACATGCACACAGTGAATGCACAGAGAGTTCACTGAACATGAGAAGCGGACTGCCAAGCAAAAAGCAAACCACCTATGTGTATATCTAATAaagtagaattaaaaaaaatataaagatagatCGTAAGGATGCGGGAAACCCACCTAAGGTTTTCAAGACATAAAACAAAGATCCTTCTCCTTCATGGCCAATCAGGTGGCCAAGATACCTGCATGGTCCTTCCTTGTAGTGAAGAATGCCCGGAGTTATTGGCCAAACAATTCTCAATTTGTGACCTTGTTTTATCGGGACAGTTCTAACAAGTATCTAAAACAAACACAGTGAAGAATAAAGGTAATATTAAACATTCTCTCAAAAGTTTAATATCTTCAGCCACACATAACTGTCTTTACAAAACTTTAACATTCTCTAAAAGTATGAAGCGAGCAAAGAATCAGAAATGCAGCAGAACTTGGCATACCTGTAAATGTTCCGAGGAGCAAGGCTGACCAGGAAAAGAGAAACAGCTCCTatcattattttgaatttcctgGAACTTTTCCTCGACAAGGCTTTGTATTTTATCAAGGCTTTCTGAAGATTTCCACAGCAAGGAAATTGATAGTTGTAATTGTTGGTAAATAATGAAATCAAGAGATAATTAATGTTGAAGGGAGGCTTATTTACTAACCTTTTGCATATATTACCAAGTTCATGAGGTTGGCTGAATAATTTTCTTCATAGAGCTTTATAAGCTCAAGTCTTGTATCCAGCCCCTTTTCTTTTGGCTGAACTTCCAAAGTGTCCCAATTCCCTATGAATTGACAAATGATAGACACAATTCAggaaagaatataaattttgatcttcCTCAATATGAAACATCATTGTAGTTGTAAATATGATTCCTTTAGAAGTTAAGGGAAGCCAGTGGAAGGCATTCGCCCCTAAGAATCATTAGTTAAAAACATAATGttgtagaaaaatattattaattaaactttacACAGTCATAGGCAGTATGGATGTTTTGCTGAAAATCAACAAGCATGCATGACTTGCTACATACCTGGATTACTGTGTTCTACAAATAACATACCAGCTCATACACACATGCATACAACCACACATAAACATCGACATATGCAGCTAACCTGTACTGAATTTATGGTATGGGTGGCCTTCCTCACTTAAATGTTTCTGAAGCTgcaatgaaagagagaaaaaacagtTTGTGAATAGTATTAATTGCATAATCACTACGAAGCTGTGGTTGATGACAAGCAGCATGGTTTGCTACATGTGAAATGCAATATTTACAAAGAACGAACTGTGCATCACTATTTCTTAAGGTTGTGAGCAAGTATATCATACATGCTAACTTTGCACCTTCAAATAGAGCAGAATCAAATGTACAATATCATGCAAAAGCATAGAACTACCCAATGGAATACCTGTTTTTGAGTGACTAAGACAAAACAGCAGGTGATCTGTGACATTTTACTTATAGTTAATTTGGAAGGTTAAATTGGCCTCTTGTTAGTCTAGGTGGTTTCAAAggtgaaaaggaaaaggaaaacctAGATATCTGTAGGATTCCTCATCATTAGGAATTTGCAAACAACATATCAACTAAAACACTTGCAACATGCAACCAATTTGTTGAGTTTATACAAATACAAGACAACCAAAAGACTGAAAAGAaagattaacaaaagaaaaccaaCAGTCTACCAGATAGGTGAGCAAGTGCATTGAATGATACCTGGTTTATTCTCCAACCATCAGACAGTAAGTTTTTCTGATTTTCTGTACAAGAGAGACACAAACACCAGAGTAAGTAATTACCAACACTAATTCCGAATAGAAACTCAGCATCAATCCAGCTTGAGAAacctaaaaaggaaaaaaagtctAAGCACAGCAGCTAACCAGAATCAACAGCCTTAATTTCCCTAACGGTTGCATCCGCTGACATCAATGGTTTGATAAAGAACTGTGCAAATCTGAACAGTAAATCACATTCAAAGAACCAGGTCACAAACTTTATAAGATAACTGACAAAACCAACAAGCTATCTATCATTacagattataaaaataagaaagcgTGCATTTTATACCTGTCCAGAGCATCTTCAAAACAATCACTGTTAACATCAAAATGATAGTTGGTGTGGTCCGACGTCGTAAAAGCATTGGTACTGCCCCCATGCTACGCATCAAGTAGATAACAAAATACGTAGAAAACATCGTTTAGTAACACATAAATTCTCAccaaaattacaattcaacctTCCCGAACCACatagaataaatataaagattttaacAGGAAATAAAAggagctttctttctttctttcttaagtAAGCAATTTAAATGATACTTAAATAATTAATCACCTCAATAATGTACTTAGAGTAACTGTCCTCTAGTGGATATTTCTCACTTGCATAAAACAGCATATGCTCTGCCAATAccagaaaccaaaaaaataaaataaaaaaccgtCATGAAaaccacaaaaagaaaaaagaaaaaagaaaaaagaaaaaagaaaaaagaaaaggctaccAAGAAAATGAGCGAGTCCTTCAAGACCATCAGGATCACTGAAATAACCAACACTAACATTCATAGAAGCCGCACACTAAAAAGAAACGAAAAATAAATGGTTAGAATTGACCTAAATCAGTGATTAAAGCGCCagaattgaattgaaattgcaaaaatt
The Populus nigra chromosome 3, ddPopNigr1.1, whole genome shotgun sequence genome window above contains:
- the LOC133689323 gene encoding insulin-degrading enzyme-like 1, peroxisomal isoform X1 — encoded protein: MEIVKARTDKREYKRIVLPNALQVLLISDPDTDKCAASMNVSVGYFSDPDGLEGLAHFLEHMLFYASEKYPLEDSYSKYIIEHGGSTNAFTTSDHTNYHFDVNSDCFEDALDRFAQFFIKPLMSADATVREIKAVDSENQKNLLSDGWRINQLQKHLSEEGHPYHKFSTGNWDTLEVQPKEKGLDTRLELIKLYEENYSANLMNLVIYAKESLDKIQSLVEEKFQEIQNNDRSCFSFPGQPCSSEHLQILVRTVPIKQGHKLRIVWPITPGILHYKEGPCRYLGHLIGHEGEGSLFYVLKTLGWATDLSAGEGDGTTEFSFFTTVINLTDAGHEHMQNVVGLLFKYIHLLQQSGVCKWIFDELAAVCETSFHYQDKTPPISYVVRIASNMQLYPQKDWLVGSSLPSNFSPSIIQMVLNQLSPDNVRIFWESKKFEGQTAMTEPWYKTAYSVEKITGSMIQEWMLFAPNEDLHLPAPNVFIPTDLSLKDAQEKQVKFPVLLRKSSSSSLWYKPDTMFSTPKAYVKIDFNCPFASSSPETEVLTDIFARLLMDDLNDYAYYAQVAGLYYGISNTDSGFQVTVVGYNHKLRILLETVIEKISNFKVKPDRFSVIKEMVIKEYGNLKFQQPYQQAMYYCYLLLQDQTWPWMEELEILPHLQAEDLAKFIPLMLSRAFLECYIAGNIERSEAESMILHIEDVFNKGPDPICQPLFPSQHLTSRVIKLERGINYLHPIEGLNPDDENSALVHYIQVHRDDFTWNVKLQLLALIAKQPAFHQLRSVEQLGYITVLMQRNDSGIRGLQFIIQSTVKGPGQIDLRVEAFLKMFETKLYGMTNDEFKSNVNALIDMKLEKHKNLREESAFFWREISDGTLKFDRRECEVAALKQLAQQDLIDFFDEHVKVGAPRKRTLSVRVYGKLHSCEYPSDKSQQLPPNAVQIEDIFSFRRSQPLYGSFKGGFGHMKL
- the LOC133689323 gene encoding insulin-degrading enzyme-like 1, peroxisomal isoform X2, with protein sequence MEIVKARTDKREYKRIVLPNALQVLLISDPDTDKCAASMNVSVGYFSDPDGLEGLAHFLEHMLFYASEKYPLEDSYSKYIIEHGGSTNAFTTSDHTNYHFDVNSDCFEDALDRFAQFFIKPLMSADATVREIKAVDSENQKNLLSDGWRINQLQKHLSEEGHPYHKFSTGNWDTLEVQPKEKGLDTRLELIKLYEENYSANLMNLVIYAKESLDKIQSLVEEKFQEIQNNDRSCFSFPGQPCSSEHLQILVRTVPIKQGHKLRIVWPITPGILHYKEGPCRYLGHLIGHEGEGSLFYVLKTLGWATDLSAGEGDGTTEFSFFTTVINLTDAGHEHMQNVVGLLFKYIHLLQQSGVCKWIFDELAAVCETSFHYQDKTPPISYVVRIASNMQLYPQKDWLVGSSLPSNFSPSIIQMVLNQLSPDNVRIFWESKKFEGQTAMTEPWYKTAYSVEKITGSMIQEWMLFAPNEDLHLPAPNVFIPTDLSLKDAQEKVKFPVLLRKSSSSSLWYKPDTMFSTPKAYVKIDFNCPFASSSPETEVLTDIFARLLMDDLNDYAYYAQVAGLYYGISNTDSGFQVTVVGYNHKLRILLETVIEKISNFKVKPDRFSVIKEMVIKEYGNLKFQQPYQQAMYYCYLLLQDQTWPWMEELEILPHLQAEDLAKFIPLMLSRAFLECYIAGNIERSEAESMILHIEDVFNKGPDPICQPLFPSQHLTSRVIKLERGINYLHPIEGLNPDDENSALVHYIQVHRDDFTWNVKLQLLALIAKQPAFHQLRSVEQLGYITVLMQRNDSGIRGLQFIIQSTVKGPGQIDLRVEAFLKMFETKLYGMTNDEFKSNVNALIDMKLEKHKNLREESAFFWREISDGTLKFDRRECEVAALKQLAQQDLIDFFDEHVKVGAPRKRTLSVRVYGKLHSCEYPSDKSQQLPPNAVQIEDIFSFRRSQPLYGSFKGGFGHMKL